Proteins from one Mycobacterium adipatum genomic window:
- a CDS encoding replication initiator, translating to MNNPTPPQLALPGIPDTVDTATVIDEMVRRAASMGYESWWRRAESVGFCAHPIQLVGADEYGRQRVVWTRCNNRRAHICPSCSDLYARDTWQLVHAGAAGGHHDMPITVADRPQVFLTLTAPSFGPVHTTGDSAHKQRVCRDHHRTGGYQRCRHGKPLWCSTVHDDDDDQVGQPLCAECYDYVGHVLFTWHLPELWRRFTIALRRALRKNLKAVGVDPDWIRVSFLKVVELQARAIPHIHTLIRLDPHDDSQQSDWESPVGATELAAIIQHAARSVSLTVNDPCADDGVRVILFGGQIDTRPITPTDPVKKVSPEQDSSTGRSLSGRRVARYLAKYVTKSLADLGISARRLSTEAIPDLDVSEHVRAILTTISDLADRGLSGVRRWLHTLGFRGHITSKSRRYSTTMTALRQHRATWTREQNAKNTAHQHNPVTQDGDGDELVAWEFDRAGHTSLGERTLTITAALHRIQQRRTACEALQNQRRDMQGEVPDG from the coding sequence GTGAATAACCCCACACCACCACAACTCGCCCTGCCCGGCATTCCGGATACGGTCGACACCGCCACAGTGATCGATGAGATGGTGCGCCGCGCGGCCTCGATGGGGTACGAATCATGGTGGCGGCGTGCGGAATCGGTCGGCTTCTGCGCCCACCCCATCCAACTGGTCGGCGCCGATGAATACGGGCGGCAGCGGGTGGTATGGACGCGGTGCAACAACCGCCGCGCCCACATCTGCCCCTCCTGCTCGGACCTCTACGCCCGCGACACCTGGCAACTCGTGCACGCCGGTGCCGCCGGCGGCCACCACGACATGCCCATCACGGTGGCCGATCGCCCGCAAGTGTTCCTCACGCTGACCGCGCCCAGCTTCGGCCCCGTCCACACCACAGGCGATAGCGCGCACAAGCAGCGGGTGTGTCGGGACCACCATCGCACCGGTGGCTATCAGCGCTGCCGCCACGGAAAACCGTTGTGGTGCAGCACTGTCCATGACGATGATGACGACCAGGTCGGTCAGCCATTGTGTGCCGAATGCTATGACTATGTCGGGCACGTGCTGTTCACCTGGCACCTGCCCGAACTGTGGCGACGATTCACCATCGCCCTGCGCCGCGCACTCCGCAAGAACCTAAAAGCCGTCGGGGTCGACCCCGACTGGATCCGGGTGAGCTTCCTCAAAGTCGTTGAACTGCAAGCCCGCGCCATCCCACACATCCACACCCTGATCCGGCTGGACCCCCACGACGACAGTCAGCAGAGTGACTGGGAATCACCCGTGGGCGCAACCGAGCTCGCCGCGATCATCCAGCACGCCGCCCGCAGCGTCAGCCTGACCGTCAACGACCCCTGCGCGGACGATGGCGTGCGGGTGATCCTCTTCGGCGGCCAAATCGACACCCGCCCCATCACACCCACCGATCCGGTGAAGAAGGTGTCACCAGAGCAGGATTCGTCGACCGGTCGGTCACTGTCTGGCCGGCGGGTAGCGCGCTACCTCGCCAAATACGTCACCAAATCCCTAGCCGACCTCGGCATCAGCGCCCGCCGCCTGTCCACCGAAGCCATACCCGACCTGGACGTGTCCGAGCATGTGCGCGCAATCCTGACCACCATCAGCGATCTCGCCGACAGAGGACTCAGCGGCGTCAGGCGCTGGCTGCACACCCTCGGGTTCCGAGGTCACATCACCAGCAAATCCCGCCGCTACTCGACCACAATGACCGCACTACGCCAACATCGCGCCACCTGGACCCGCGAACAGAACGCGAAAAATACTGCACACCAGCACAACCCGGTCACCCAAGACGGGGACGGCGATGAACTGGTGGCGTGGGAGTTCGACCGCGCCGGCCACACCAGCCTCGGTGAGCGCACCCTGACCATCACCGCCGCACTACACCGCATCCAGCAACGACGCACTGCGTGCGAAGCGCTACAGAACCAGCGTCGTGACATGCAGGGCGAGGTGCCCGATGGCTAA
- a CDS encoding Abi family protein, which translates to MAKPALPIDKQIELLVQRGLPIPLPPDDDYEQRKAEYHAAVRLLIDNNYYRLSGYWRYFQVRPGHGDNRFTAGGTVAQITATYTFDHELRCILMEGLSILEVTFRSRFAYYIAMHMPVDSYLEPASYIDRRDRYGNVLRDLLIADIHDELTRSKEKFVAHHTAKNETPPVWAAVEVFSFGTLSKMYGLLDQHTVRTAVCKTFGFPHSGFTASLMRSMVVLRNICAHHSRVWHRVPDVPPPVLNKFKHVEPQLYQTASPWAWLVMLADLVDTIRRDKTYSSKLWAHIDSRPDLRDGYQYPRHT; encoded by the coding sequence ATGGCCAAACCCGCACTGCCGATTGACAAGCAGATCGAGCTGCTGGTCCAACGAGGACTGCCCATCCCGCTGCCACCGGACGACGATTACGAGCAGCGCAAGGCCGAGTACCACGCAGCGGTACGCCTGCTGATCGACAACAACTACTACCGACTCTCGGGTTACTGGAGATACTTCCAGGTCCGGCCCGGACACGGGGACAACCGGTTCACCGCCGGCGGCACCGTGGCACAGATCACTGCGACCTACACTTTCGACCACGAACTTCGCTGCATCCTGATGGAGGGACTGTCGATCCTGGAAGTGACCTTCCGTTCGCGCTTTGCCTACTACATCGCAATGCATATGCCGGTGGATAGCTATCTGGAACCGGCGTCCTACATCGACAGGCGAGACCGCTACGGCAACGTTCTTCGCGATTTGCTGATCGCCGACATCCACGACGAACTCACCCGCTCAAAAGAGAAATTCGTGGCGCATCACACCGCAAAGAACGAGACGCCGCCGGTATGGGCAGCGGTGGAGGTGTTCAGCTTCGGAACACTGTCGAAGATGTATGGACTGCTCGATCAGCACACCGTGCGCACCGCCGTGTGCAAAACCTTCGGGTTTCCCCACTCCGGATTTACCGCATCACTCATGAGATCGATGGTCGTCCTGCGCAACATCTGCGCTCACCACTCACGTGTATGGCATCGCGTTCCCGACGTCCCGCCACCAGTACTCAACAAATTCAAGCACGTCGAGCCGCAGCTATATCAGACAGCCTCACCATGGGCATGGCTGGTGATGCTCGCCGACCTCGTCGACACCATCCGCAGGGACAAAACGTACTCGTCAAAGTTGTGGGCACACATCGACTCTCGGCCCGATCTCCGCGACGGGTACCAATATCCACGACACACCTGA